A single Crateriforma conspicua DNA region contains:
- a CDS encoding purine-cytosine permease family protein, with protein MPVPDEQLHSWPHFLGLYAGEHVAATEFVIGATFVALGATTQDILWGLLIGNLLAIASWTLITAPIAVQTRLSLYTYLHKIAGDRMADLYNGANVLIFTVISAAMITVSSTAVRLLFGIPAQLQWFPTSGLFVLVVLGVGVIVVLIAMYGFNAVAEFSSICGPWLVVMFTCGALVLMPALAESVLGRTQLTGMNDFITIGDHSIWTGAAADGSAGIGLWEVIGFAWAANTITHFGLIDMALFRYAKRSIYGLCTSAGMLFGHYVAWIAAGIMGAGTAAVVQKSIAELDPGDVAYQALGLSGYVIVIVAGWTTANANLYRAGLAAQAIFHHHSRRKVTLTVGCVTVLVACFPFVFSKMLPLLTYAGLLVVPVGAIVFAEHFLFPILGWTRYWSKYQDLETSVPAIASWAAGLVFGFGMNAANVMSFFYLFLPTWAFTIVVYCVLARFYGAADSYEDQIQQEQNDMAVIRQWQRDQAAADHHPTMPKSPQTMVLRTVAWLCLAITMLLALRVMFGSPDMSTYQAHVTDFHRWGFLMTVGYFGTAYAALRIKKARQSVHSTDAKTN; from the coding sequence ATGCCCGTCCCAGACGAACAACTTCACAGCTGGCCCCATTTTTTGGGGCTGTACGCCGGTGAACATGTCGCCGCAACGGAATTTGTGATCGGTGCGACGTTCGTCGCGCTGGGGGCAACGACCCAGGACATTCTTTGGGGTCTGTTGATCGGCAATCTGTTAGCGATCGCCAGTTGGACCCTGATCACCGCCCCGATCGCGGTGCAAACACGGTTGAGTCTTTACACCTATCTGCACAAGATCGCCGGCGACCGGATGGCTGATCTTTACAACGGCGCTAACGTGCTGATTTTCACTGTCATCTCCGCTGCGATGATCACGGTGTCCAGTACCGCCGTGCGACTGCTTTTTGGAATCCCTGCCCAGTTGCAGTGGTTTCCCACCAGCGGGCTTTTCGTCTTGGTCGTTCTGGGTGTCGGGGTCATCGTCGTGTTGATAGCGATGTACGGGTTCAATGCCGTCGCGGAATTTTCCAGCATTTGCGGCCCCTGGCTGGTCGTGATGTTCACCTGCGGTGCTTTGGTACTGATGCCCGCATTGGCCGAGTCCGTCCTGGGGCGTACACAACTGACGGGCATGAATGACTTCATCACCATCGGTGACCATTCGATCTGGACAGGAGCCGCCGCCGACGGATCCGCAGGTATTGGATTGTGGGAAGTGATCGGATTCGCTTGGGCAGCCAACACGATCACTCATTTTGGCCTGATCGACATGGCGTTGTTTCGATACGCCAAGCGATCCATCTATGGCCTGTGCACCAGCGCTGGAATGTTGTTCGGCCACTATGTCGCGTGGATCGCCGCGGGCATCATGGGGGCGGGCACGGCCGCGGTGGTGCAAAAGTCGATCGCTGAATTGGACCCCGGCGATGTGGCCTATCAAGCACTGGGCCTGTCGGGATACGTGATCGTCATTGTTGCCGGATGGACAACCGCGAACGCCAACCTTTATCGCGCCGGATTGGCGGCCCAAGCCATCTTCCATCATCACTCCAGACGGAAGGTGACATTAACGGTCGGCTGTGTCACCGTCTTGGTCGCATGCTTTCCGTTTGTATTCAGCAAGATGCTGCCATTGCTAACGTATGCGGGATTGTTGGTCGTTCCCGTGGGAGCCATTGTGTTCGCCGAACACTTTCTGTTTCCGATTTTGGGTTGGACTCGCTATTGGTCGAAATACCAGGATCTTGAAACCAGCGTCCCAGCCATCGCGTCCTGGGCGGCCGGACTGGTCTTCGGCTTCGGGATGAATGCCGCAAACGTGATGTCGTTCTTCTATCTATTCTTGCCCACTTGGGCGTTCACGATCGTTGTCTACTGTGTGCTGGCTCGGTTCTACGGAGCGGCCGATTCGTATGAAGACCAAATTCAGCAGGAACAAAACGACATGGCTGTGATTCGACAGTGGCAACGAGATCAGGCCGCAGCCGATCACCATCCGACGATGCCGAAGTCGCCTCAAACAATGGTGTTGCGTACGGTTGCCTGGCTATGCCTGGCGATCACGATGCTGTTGGCTTTGCGAGTCATGTTTGGCAGCCCTGACATGTCGACTTACCAAGCCCATGTCACGGATTTTCATCGCTGGGGATTCTTGATGACGGTGGGATACTTTGGCACCGCCTACGCCGCCCTGCGCATTAAAAAAGCAAGACAATCCGTTCATTCAACCGACGCGAAAACCAACTGA
- a CDS encoding PQQ-dependent sugar dehydrogenase — protein MIALLVIAPMAAAAEPNDTAPFHSLFDGQTLDGWEGDDRFWRVEDGAIVGQTTAKVPAEHNTFLIHRGGSFSDFELRLSYQVQGYNSGVQYRSVDEGDFVVSGYQCDFEARWHPVKGKPAASPVDQFTGMFFEEKGRMFLGHRGDAVIVRENNDNAKKPHIEKVGSVGDPVDLETHIRRDDWNELIVIANGNQFTHIINGQVMAIGIDEDAANRRGSGLFAFQLHKGPPMVIRVKDIRVRRLNEAAHNAEDADDDAAANHNDGAKIDLDALEQYALTHTGNAGKGKQIFQDVRTKCSVCHTIDGRGGQVGVDLSRIGGKFDRPHLIESVLEPSRQIVEGYRTSNVLTVDGRVISGIMMRQSDDALTLIDANAKTHFIAKDDVDEISHNTASIMPEGLAGELTPDEFTDLIAYLESLRSGVKTKTGSGVAGPISVPDGFTVETVATGIDGATALDVLPDGRVLVCEQTGQIRIIEDGNLLPEPLATFPVDSTWERGAIGVTHAPSFPKEPYIYVCWVAKDPYPHHRISRLTVDGNAAIPNSESVLLIGDDQTKMGGKVPAGHQGGGIHFGNDGKLYIGIGEQTAGTPSQELDTFLGKILRINPDGSIPEDNPLLDRTAGKYQAIWAFGCRNPFTFAVRESDGLMLINDVGGKSEEINVGRAGANYGWPIVEHGDFPEYDDAQYDGPIHWYPQSSVNGGDFCPSDSAWPTSWQGRYFFADFVHGWIHTLDPDHPANVNTFIEGIRRPVDLRFSDDGSLYVLLRNAWVIDDRFQGGTGSLLRVRPKSAASKQKVVVTTDDRPNPTGVHVTEDAVDASAGDLPAFKIQTATATYYLEKSGGGLSSLVDNDGNDWLGFHPGKGSGAAGEYRGFPNAVFRQGGNYFHATNSQSDSMQTRLEHANSDYAAIIAESLDGRWQGRYEFYPTHCTFSITRMPKDKHYWILYEGTPGGRLDPDDWWMSSSTPTPKPIAQKHNGDLDAPEWFAFGDANHRQCIVLHSHDDDRWHDSFYAMDDQMTVFGFGRQKLHAHLNTPGQRFSIGLADGKAPTDVSRLVDSMQQSKSTPHASDSTAPNDSASADRVIAAVQQPGPKPGDVYREYAIHNGGNFAWRVTDPNASAEGAKKFLPNPVLTLAVKDLEHAIAAEVVLDRWGGHAGTTDKRIRFNGNSWIRLPELSTTPKGHSPEKFHSQDNPVITLPLDHLVQGDNRIEATVGPSNQNHWGQWGLYSLILRVYYDPVAKSHASGRIASPVTGSIISDDPPIKVDVTKNAERVDVLAWYDGYDENGDGIYQDWHVSRFQPWRGHAADLQNHVGTIDPSIGQHELRWDTHWVPDQMPESIKLLARIHDDDGTIFVTDVVDGLTLDRQSVSVRQYRANDVPESFSVRVGKEKSCRIPIDPAAPIERAEEAVLHYRTWEASDAHHQPFRLNGHPHRHEGKNHHYDYDLLPIPVSQLRRGDNRFTIRSETQHHMVEVLWPGPAITVRYAAPLQ, from the coding sequence ATGATTGCCCTACTGGTCATCGCCCCCATGGCCGCCGCAGCCGAGCCCAATGACACGGCACCGTTCCATTCACTGTTCGATGGCCAAACCTTGGACGGATGGGAAGGCGACGATCGTTTTTGGCGGGTCGAAGACGGTGCGATTGTCGGCCAGACAACGGCCAAAGTCCCCGCGGAACACAACACGTTTTTGATCCATCGTGGCGGTTCATTCAGCGATTTTGAACTGCGGTTGTCCTATCAAGTCCAGGGATACAATTCTGGCGTGCAGTACCGCAGTGTCGACGAAGGCGACTTTGTGGTGTCGGGCTACCAGTGTGATTTCGAAGCACGATGGCATCCGGTCAAAGGAAAACCCGCCGCTTCCCCGGTCGATCAGTTCACCGGGATGTTCTTCGAAGAGAAAGGCCGCATGTTCTTGGGGCATCGCGGTGACGCAGTGATCGTTCGTGAAAACAACGACAATGCCAAGAAGCCGCATATCGAAAAAGTCGGCTCGGTGGGCGATCCGGTGGACTTGGAAACCCACATTCGCCGTGACGACTGGAACGAACTGATCGTCATCGCCAACGGCAACCAGTTCACGCACATCATCAACGGCCAAGTGATGGCGATTGGAATCGACGAAGACGCGGCCAACCGTCGCGGTTCGGGACTGTTCGCTTTTCAGTTGCACAAGGGGCCGCCGATGGTGATTCGCGTCAAAGACATTCGCGTCCGCCGGCTGAACGAAGCCGCCCACAACGCCGAAGATGCCGACGACGATGCCGCAGCCAACCACAATGACGGTGCAAAGATTGACCTGGATGCCTTGGAACAATACGCGCTGACGCACACCGGAAACGCCGGGAAGGGCAAACAGATTTTTCAGGATGTCAGGACGAAATGTTCGGTCTGTCACACGATCGATGGACGCGGTGGCCAAGTCGGCGTGGATCTGTCGCGAATCGGTGGCAAATTCGATCGGCCCCATCTGATCGAATCAGTTTTGGAACCGTCACGACAGATCGTCGAGGGTTATCGAACGAGTAATGTGCTGACCGTTGACGGTCGTGTCATCAGCGGAATCATGATGCGGCAATCCGACGATGCATTGACGCTGATCGATGCCAACGCAAAGACACACTTCATTGCGAAAGACGATGTTGACGAAATCAGTCACAACACCGCGTCGATCATGCCCGAAGGCTTGGCGGGCGAACTAACGCCGGACGAATTCACCGACTTGATCGCATATCTGGAAAGCTTGCGATCGGGAGTGAAGACCAAAACGGGCTCGGGGGTTGCCGGTCCGATCAGCGTTCCGGACGGCTTCACTGTTGAAACCGTTGCCACGGGTATCGATGGTGCCACCGCGCTGGACGTGCTTCCCGATGGCCGCGTTTTGGTGTGCGAACAAACCGGACAAATCCGTATCATTGAAGACGGCAATCTGTTACCCGAACCGCTGGCCACCTTTCCCGTGGATTCGACATGGGAACGTGGCGCGATCGGCGTGACGCACGCACCGAGTTTCCCCAAAGAACCCTACATCTACGTTTGCTGGGTGGCCAAAGATCCCTATCCACACCACCGAATCAGTCGTCTGACCGTCGACGGAAACGCCGCGATTCCCAACAGTGAATCCGTGCTGCTGATCGGCGATGACCAAACAAAAATGGGTGGCAAGGTCCCCGCGGGTCATCAAGGCGGCGGCATCCACTTTGGAAATGACGGCAAGCTTTACATCGGCATCGGAGAACAAACCGCCGGAACACCGTCTCAAGAATTGGATACTTTTCTGGGCAAGATCCTGCGAATCAATCCCGACGGATCCATCCCCGAAGACAACCCATTGCTTGATCGCACCGCCGGAAAGTACCAAGCAATCTGGGCATTTGGCTGCCGCAATCCGTTCACGTTTGCGGTTCGTGAATCGGACGGCTTGATGCTGATCAACGATGTCGGTGGGAAATCCGAAGAGATCAACGTCGGCCGCGCGGGCGCCAACTACGGTTGGCCGATCGTCGAGCACGGTGATTTCCCCGAGTACGACGATGCCCAATACGACGGTCCGATCCATTGGTACCCGCAATCATCCGTCAACGGTGGTGACTTTTGTCCTTCCGATTCGGCGTGGCCGACCTCATGGCAGGGACGCTACTTCTTTGCCGATTTCGTCCATGGCTGGATCCACACTTTGGATCCCGATCATCCAGCAAACGTGAACACGTTTATCGAAGGCATCCGGCGTCCCGTCGATCTGCGTTTTTCGGATGACGGATCTCTGTACGTCTTGCTTCGCAACGCTTGGGTGATCGACGACAGGTTCCAAGGCGGAACAGGATCGCTGTTGCGTGTGCGACCAAAGTCAGCGGCATCCAAGCAGAAGGTCGTGGTGACCACCGACGACCGCCCCAATCCAACCGGCGTCCATGTCACCGAGGACGCAGTGGATGCATCCGCCGGTGACCTACCCGCGTTCAAAATCCAAACGGCGACGGCGACTTACTATCTGGAGAAATCGGGCGGAGGACTTAGCAGTTTAGTCGACAACGACGGCAATGATTGGCTGGGCTTTCACCCCGGCAAAGGCAGTGGTGCGGCCGGCGAGTACCGCGGCTTTCCCAACGCGGTGTTCCGTCAAGGCGGCAACTATTTCCACGCGACAAATTCGCAAAGCGATTCGATGCAAACTCGACTTGAACATGCCAATTCAGACTATGCAGCAATCATCGCAGAGTCTTTGGACGGCCGGTGGCAAGGACGCTATGAGTTCTATCCCACCCACTGCACCTTTTCGATCACGCGGATGCCCAAAGACAAGCACTATTGGATCTTGTACGAAGGCACGCCCGGCGGCCGGTTGGATCCCGATGATTGGTGGATGAGCTCGTCGACGCCCACCCCCAAACCCATTGCCCAAAAGCACAATGGCGATCTTGATGCGCCGGAATGGTTCGCGTTTGGGGATGCCAACCATCGGCAATGCATCGTTTTGCACAGCCATGATGACGACCGCTGGCACGATTCGTTCTATGCCATGGATGACCAAATGACCGTGTTTGGTTTCGGACGCCAGAAATTGCACGCCCATCTGAACACACCAGGACAACGCTTTTCGATCGGATTGGCCGATGGCAAGGCCCCGACGGATGTAAGCCGACTGGTCGATTCCATGCAGCAGTCCAAGTCGACGCCGCACGCTAGCGACAGCACTGCACCGAACGATTCCGCGTCAGCCGACCGTGTGATTGCGGCCGTCCAACAACCTGGGCCGAAACCCGGCGATGTCTATCGTGAATACGCGATTCACAACGGTGGCAATTTCGCCTGGCGAGTGACCGACCCGAACGCTTCTGCCGAAGGTGCAAAGAAGTTTTTGCCGAATCCCGTTTTGACGCTTGCGGTGAAAGACTTGGAACATGCCATCGCCGCCGAAGTCGTTTTGGATCGCTGGGGCGGTCACGCTGGAACGACGGACAAGCGGATTCGGTTCAACGGTAACTCTTGGATCCGATTGCCGGAGTTGTCGACCACGCCAAAAGGTCATTCGCCGGAAAAGTTTCATTCGCAAGACAATCCCGTCATCACCCTTCCGCTGGATCACTTGGTTCAAGGCGATAACCGTATCGAAGCAACGGTGGGCCCGAGTAATCAGAATCACTGGGGCCAGTGGGGTCTCTATTCGCTGATCCTGCGTGTCTACTACGATCCGGTTGCGAAGTCGCATGCCAGTGGACGGATTGCTTCACCCGTCACGGGATCAATCATTTCGGATGATCCACCAATCAAAGTCGACGTGACGAAGAACGCCGAACGTGTGGACGTCTTGGCTTGGTATGACGGCTATGACGAAAACGGCGATGGAATCTACCAAGACTGGCACGTGTCGCGTTTCCAGCCTTGGCGTGGCCACGCCGCGGATCTGCAGAACCATGTGGGCACGATCGATCCGTCGATTGGACAACACGAACTGCGATGGGACACGCATTGGGTCCCCGACCAAATGCCAGAGTCCATCAAGCTGCTGGCTCGCATCCATGATGACGACGGAACGATTTTCGTCACCGACGTGGTTGATGGACTGACCCTGGATCGCCAATCGGTTTCGGTGCGTCAGTATCGCGCAAATGATGTTCCGGAATCTTTCAGCGTGCGTGTGGGAAAAGAAAAGTCCTGTCGAATTCCTATCGATCCGGCGGCGCCAATCGAACGTGCGGAAGAAGCCGTGCTGCACTACCGCACTTGGGAAGCCTCCGACGCGCACCACCAGCCATTCCGTCTGAATGGTCACCCCCACCGCCACGAAGGCAAGAATCACCACTACGACTATGACCTATTACCGATCCCCGTATCGCAGCTTCGTCGTGGAGACAATCGCTTCACCATTCGGTCCGAAACACAGCATCACATGGTGGAAGTTCTATGGCCGGGGCCGGCAATCACCGTTCGGTACGCCGCACCGTTACAATAG
- a CDS encoding transporter: MIRKLILVGCVVAFGSQAFGHGDLRSRADKHAPAGLMGDHVHEPGEWMVEYRYMNMYMDGNRAGTRRLSDAESIAFGATSDPVTNRGASPSSMTHEMHMLHIMRGMTDDITLYTMIMLPSITMDHIRGPMNPAGAGSYFTTHNSGFGDTTIGALLRLYSDADDDLILNLGGSLPTADIFRTTREPTGGMMEQPLPYPMRLGSGKFNARPGITWKRYFDHGSFGTQFQTDLPIGRNYRDYSVGDEFRLNTWYSHVLTDHFSTSLRIENLWRTNYGGADPMSPDALISTNVESFRGGYTLNLGVGAAALLNGHLLNVEIVPMFIRILTGFSWKPIGRSWPVGRKASKTIASCHAAGCVPGGRRRLTGCCIFSDQREASPLPGSRTLRLATCHPQSDRQRSSIHRPLDRRL, encoded by the coding sequence ATGATTCGAAAGCTCATATTGGTCGGATGTGTGGTCGCCTTTGGAAGCCAAGCCTTTGGCCACGGCGACCTGCGATCGCGCGCCGACAAGCATGCGCCGGCGGGATTGATGGGCGACCACGTCCATGAACCCGGCGAATGGATGGTGGAGTACCGGTACATGAACATGTACATGGACGGAAACCGAGCCGGGACACGACGGTTGAGCGATGCCGAATCCATTGCGTTCGGCGCGACCAGTGATCCGGTCACCAACCGTGGTGCGTCGCCGTCAAGCATGACGCATGAGATGCACATGTTGCACATCATGCGTGGGATGACTGATGACATCACGTTGTACACGATGATCATGTTGCCATCGATCACGATGGACCACATCCGCGGGCCAATGAATCCGGCCGGTGCGGGAAGCTATTTCACGACGCACAACAGCGGGTTTGGTGACACGACCATCGGTGCGTTGCTGCGGTTGTACAGCGATGCAGATGACGATCTGATTTTGAACTTGGGTGGTTCGTTGCCGACCGCAGACATCTTTCGAACGACGCGCGAGCCGACCGGCGGAATGATGGAGCAACCGCTGCCGTACCCGATGCGATTGGGATCTGGAAAGTTCAACGCTCGGCCCGGTATCACGTGGAAGCGATATTTTGATCACGGTTCCTTCGGTACCCAGTTTCAAACCGATTTGCCCATCGGTCGAAACTACCGTGACTACAGCGTGGGAGACGAATTTCGATTGAACACCTGGTATAGCCACGTTCTGACAGACCATTTTTCGACCAGCCTGCGAATCGAAAACCTGTGGCGAACCAATTACGGTGGTGCCGATCCGATGAGCCCCGACGCGTTGATCAGCACCAACGTGGAAAGCTTTCGCGGCGGATACACGCTGAACTTGGGTGTGGGGGCCGCGGCATTACTGAACGGGCATTTGTTGAACGTTGAAATCGTTCCGATGTTCATCAGGATCTTGACGGGATTCAGCTGGAAACCGATTGGTCGATCGTGGCCAGTTGGTCGAAAAGCTTCTAAAACGATCGCGTCGTGCCACGCCGCCGGTTGCGTCCCAGGGGGGCGCCGGCGGCTAACTGGCTGTTGCATTTTTTCGGATCAACGCGAAGCATCACCGTTGCCCGGTTCGCGCACGTTGCGTTTGGCGACGTGTCATCCGCAGAGCGATAGGCAACGATCGAGCATTCACAGGCCGCTAGACCGCCGACTATGA
- a CDS encoding CotH kinase family protein, which produces MKKKRLLLIALFAVGGVMAVAYASVGPGKQESIELVDAFDADGNGWLDDIERSRARDEVRSSRAFQFDVRTIATRFSHAGSMPAVSTGGHVAKTETQAQQGDLYDTRVLRTIFIDFDTDDWEAELEDFHNTDVDLSADLTVDGQMYPDCGIRFRGASSYDHVGTGYKRSFNIAMDMADPDQRLMGYKTLNLLNAHGDDSMMSTVLYSHIARQYIPAPKANFVRVVINGEDWGIYTNAQQYNKEFLKENYDTKKGARWKVHGSPRGGGGLDYRGDDLNAYGHPYEIKSGGEKATAKLMQFCKVLNETPTEQLPEKLEAICDVDGLLWFLALDVGLINGDGYWVRASDYSIYLGKDDKFRFIPHDMNEAFRPARGGPGGPGGRGGFGFGGFDFPSFGLGGPPRRDDRAERGPGRGRQAGGESSPVGLDPFTAMNDADKPLYSKVLAVPAYRDQFLANLETLANESLDWETLEPFVQSQLQLITPVVKTETHSLTTYERFVATTSGEADQMQELEPEQRGPRNRPTLKDFAQGRSQYLLRYVADQGKAQRSDDN; this is translated from the coding sequence ATGAAAAAGAAACGTTTGTTGTTGATCGCACTGTTTGCCGTTGGCGGCGTCATGGCTGTGGCCTACGCGTCCGTGGGACCTGGCAAACAGGAAAGCATCGAATTGGTCGATGCCTTTGATGCCGATGGAAACGGTTGGTTGGATGACATCGAACGCAGCCGAGCTCGTGACGAAGTCCGTTCCAGCCGGGCCTTTCAATTTGACGTTCGCACGATTGCGACCCGATTCAGCCATGCGGGCAGCATGCCGGCGGTTTCCACCGGCGGTCATGTCGCCAAAACCGAAACGCAGGCTCAACAAGGCGATCTGTACGACACCCGTGTCTTGCGGACGATCTTCATCGACTTCGATACCGACGATTGGGAAGCCGAACTGGAGGATTTCCACAACACCGATGTCGATCTGTCCGCCGATTTGACGGTTGACGGACAGATGTATCCGGATTGTGGCATCCGTTTCCGCGGGGCGTCTTCCTATGATCATGTCGGCACTGGATACAAGCGATCCTTCAACATCGCCATGGACATGGCCGACCCGGATCAGCGGTTGATGGGTTACAAGACGCTGAATCTGTTGAACGCCCACGGTGATGATTCGATGATGAGCACCGTGTTGTATTCCCACATCGCCCGTCAATACATCCCGGCGCCGAAAGCCAACTTTGTTCGCGTGGTGATCAACGGTGAAGACTGGGGGATCTACACGAATGCCCAACAGTACAACAAGGAATTCCTCAAAGAGAACTACGACACCAAGAAAGGTGCACGATGGAAGGTCCATGGATCACCGCGCGGTGGAGGCGGTTTGGATTACCGCGGCGATGACTTGAATGCGTACGGGCATCCCTACGAGATCAAATCCGGCGGTGAAAAAGCGACTGCCAAGCTGATGCAGTTTTGCAAAGTCTTGAACGAAACCCCTACCGAACAGTTGCCCGAAAAGTTGGAAGCGATCTGTGACGTCGATGGTCTGCTTTGGTTCCTGGCCTTGGACGTCGGCTTGATCAACGGTGATGGTTACTGGGTACGTGCCAGCGATTACAGCATCTACTTGGGCAAAGACGACAAGTTTCGCTTCATTCCGCACGACATGAACGAAGCGTTCCGCCCGGCACGCGGCGGTCCAGGAGGGCCCGGCGGACGCGGAGGTTTTGGATTTGGTGGGTTTGATTTTCCAAGTTTTGGATTGGGTGGCCCTCCCCGCCGGGACGATCGAGCCGAACGCGGCCCGGGCCGCGGACGTCAGGCGGGCGGTGAATCGTCGCCGGTGGGCTTGGATCCTTTCACCGCGATGAACGATGCGGACAAGCCGCTGTACAGCAAAGTGTTGGCCGTTCCCGCGTACCGCGATCAGTTTTTAGCGAACCTGGAAACTTTGGCCAATGAATCACTGGACTGGGAAACGCTGGAACCCTTTGTCCAGTCGCAGCTCCAACTGATTACGCCGGTGGTGAAGACTGAAACTCACTCACTGACCACTTACGAGCGTTTCGTTGCCACAACGTCGGGCGAGGCCGATCAAATGCAGGAACTCGAACCCGAGCAACGTGGACCACGAAATCGTCCGACGTTGAAGGACTTTGCTCAGGGAAGAAGCCAGTACTTGTTGCGATATGTGGCCGATCAAGGCAAGGCCCAACGCTCGGATGATAACTGA
- a CDS encoding mannitol dehydrogenase family protein, producing the protein MCPDPNLNEANLKHLPSSIRRPTYDRSSVHTGIVHIGVGGFFRSHLAAYTDELLHQEDTASWGICGVGIRDDDARMAAAMSPQDGLYSLIVKHPNGLVESSVIGSMIEFVLGSNDPSTVIVKMASPETKIVSLTITEGGYNLSPATGDFDFDHPDVVHDLEHPDQPKSVFGYLTAALKMRRDAGSAPVTILSCDNIQHNGDLTRRMLLRFAQRQSPELATWISDQVTFPNSMVDRITPMTSEADIEYFRVQSGLLDRWPVTCEPFRQWVIEHRFANGRPAWEQVGAQFVADVAPYETMKLRLLNAGHSVLGILGAMHGFDTINECIADDRFAAYLRSFFDQEATPTLDPVPGIDLVAYKDSLIERFGNPSIRDSVSRICLQSSSKLPVFLIPTIIDNLDKGRSIRLATLVIAAWCLYCDRQVDRNGNPLAITDDMKEPLHQAAMKTADDKRAFIRYRPVFGDLAQNEDFATTYETLVDDVYRSGDIVECMQRLLDDTVN; encoded by the coding sequence ATGTGCCCCGATCCAAACTTAAATGAAGCCAACCTGAAACACTTGCCTTCCAGCATCCGGCGTCCGACCTACGATCGGTCTTCGGTCCACACAGGCATCGTCCATATCGGCGTTGGTGGTTTCTTTCGTTCGCACTTGGCCGCCTATACTGACGAACTGTTACATCAAGAAGACACGGCATCCTGGGGCATTTGCGGCGTTGGCATCCGCGACGACGATGCGCGCATGGCCGCTGCGATGTCACCACAGGATGGTCTGTACTCATTGATCGTCAAACATCCCAATGGTCTGGTCGAAAGTTCGGTCATTGGGTCGATGATCGAATTCGTCTTGGGCTCGAATGATCCGTCGACGGTGATCGTCAAAATGGCTTCGCCCGAAACCAAAATTGTGTCCCTGACGATCACCGAAGGTGGTTACAACCTGTCGCCCGCGACGGGTGATTTTGATTTTGATCATCCCGACGTGGTGCACGACCTGGAGCATCCCGATCAACCAAAATCTGTGTTCGGCTACCTGACTGCGGCATTGAAAATGCGTCGTGATGCCGGCTCCGCGCCGGTGACGATCTTGTCTTGCGACAACATCCAACACAACGGCGATCTGACACGCCGCATGTTGCTTCGCTTTGCACAGCGTCAATCGCCCGAATTGGCAACGTGGATCAGCGATCAGGTGACATTTCCCAATTCGATGGTCGATCGCATCACCCCGATGACCTCCGAAGCGGACATCGAATACTTTCGCGTTCAATCGGGATTGCTGGATCGCTGGCCGGTTACCTGTGAACCTTTCCGCCAATGGGTGATCGAACACCGCTTTGCCAACGGACGCCCCGCGTGGGAACAAGTCGGTGCGCAGTTTGTCGCCGACGTCGCGCCGTACGAAACGATGAAACTGCGGCTGCTGAATGCCGGACACTCGGTCCTTGGTATTCTGGGTGCCATGCATGGATTCGATACGATCAACGAATGTATCGCCGATGATCGCTTTGCGGCCTATCTGCGATCGTTTTTTGATCAGGAAGCAACGCCGACACTCGATCCGGTTCCCGGCATCGATTTGGTTGCCTACAAGGATTCGTTGATCGAAAGGTTTGGCAATCCGAGCATCCGCGATAGCGTCAGCCGCATTTGTCTACAAAGTTCCAGCAAATTGCCCGTCTTTCTGATCCCCACCATCATCGACAATCTAGACAAGGGTCGTTCCATCCGGTTGGCCACATTGGTTATTGCTGCATGGTGCCTGTACTGCGATCGCCAAGTGGACCGAAACGGAAACCCTTTAGCAATCACCGACGACATGAAGGAACCGCTGCATCAAGCGGCGATGAAAACCGCTGATGACAAGCGCGCCTTCATTCGATACCGCCCAGTCTTCGGTGATCTTGCACAGAACGAAGACTTCGCCACCACGTACGAAACGCTTGTCGACGACGTTTATCGCAGCGGCGATATCGTGGAATGCATGCAGCGTCTGCTGGACGACACTGTCAATTAA